A DNA window from Pontiella agarivorans contains the following coding sequences:
- a CDS encoding potassium/proton antiporter: MDSVYLIGSLILIGVVLAAVWLDRWSVPVILIALCAGILCGSDVLNLWYFDDISLTKQIANLALVFILFHGGFSTRKSDFQAVALPAGGLATWGVILTAATTFGVLRYLLEWPFEQSILLSVIISSTDAAAIFSILRRQSLPKKLSSITEIESGANDPMAVLLTAAVLGMLTSSDTALPMTVVQFIWKFSAAPLVGWAIGRAGLWLFNRLSPQDRGHYYVLSLGMILLTYGIADALQASGMLAVFVAGYVMGNRPFVHKQGVTNFSAALSTVANIAMFVMLGLQVFPHQWANIWMQGIIVFAVLTFISRPLAVLIGTIGMRLGWKDKTFIAWAGLRGSVPIVLATYPAAAGLAVGQDIFNMVFFAVLLSIAVQGSTLGVLAKWLKLTCPMRPKPLFNLELVTMSKSDFDLIVVDLPDPQDVIGKTIAELQLPAGAVITLITRGKLLIAPKGSTHLHGGDQVTVLAHASEEEAIRSVLLDAVAEEASVEKEELPDQHAGDDGASAAEEMLKAVSGECLMDIRIERVTNRQQVDVLASLAAEIWNEHFPEIIGQEQVDYMLEQFQSIEALESQIDSGYEYYLALHGDDPVGYLSLIPNYVDGKLMISKIYVKGPCRGSGLGGIFLEYSKARAKESGADAICLTVNRNNTPAVEWYRRKGFEVTDEVKKDIGSGFLMDDFVMECTLD, translated from the coding sequence GACCGCTGGAGTGTTCCGGTCATCCTGATTGCGCTTTGCGCCGGAATTCTCTGCGGCAGCGATGTGCTCAATCTCTGGTACTTCGACGACATCAGCCTGACGAAGCAGATTGCAAACCTGGCGTTGGTATTCATCCTCTTTCATGGCGGCTTTTCGACCCGTAAATCGGACTTCCAGGCGGTGGCACTTCCGGCGGGAGGGCTGGCTACATGGGGCGTTATTCTGACGGCGGCCACCACCTTCGGCGTCTTACGCTACCTGCTCGAATGGCCGTTTGAGCAGTCGATTCTGCTTTCCGTCATTATCTCCTCCACCGATGCGGCGGCTATTTTTTCGATTCTCCGCCGGCAATCACTTCCGAAAAAGCTCTCTTCAATCACGGAAATTGAAAGCGGGGCCAACGACCCGATGGCCGTGCTGCTCACGGCCGCCGTTTTGGGCATGCTGACTTCGTCCGACACGGCTCTGCCGATGACCGTGGTTCAATTCATCTGGAAATTTTCGGCGGCACCGCTGGTGGGGTGGGCGATCGGGCGCGCAGGTCTGTGGCTGTTTAATCGTCTGAGCCCTCAGGACCGCGGGCATTATTATGTCCTTTCGCTGGGTATGATCCTGCTGACCTACGGGATTGCGGATGCGCTGCAGGCGAGCGGCATGCTCGCGGTTTTTGTTGCCGGCTATGTGATGGGGAACCGGCCCTTTGTTCATAAACAGGGGGTGACCAATTTTTCAGCGGCGCTCTCCACTGTGGCCAACATCGCCATGTTCGTTATGCTGGGGCTGCAGGTGTTTCCGCACCAATGGGCGAACATCTGGATGCAGGGCATTATTGTTTTTGCGGTGCTGACGTTTATCTCCCGTCCGCTGGCGGTTTTGATCGGAACAATCGGCATGCGCCTGGGATGGAAGGATAAGACGTTTATCGCCTGGGCCGGGCTGCGCGGATCGGTTCCGATCGTGCTCGCCACCTATCCCGCCGCTGCGGGGCTCGCCGTCGGTCAGGATATTTTCAACATGGTTTTCTTTGCGGTCCTCCTGTCTATTGCGGTGCAGGGAAGCACACTGGGGGTGCTGGCAAAATGGTTGAAGCTGACCTGTCCGATGCGGCCCAAGCCTTTGTTCAATCTGGAACTCGTCACCATGAGCAAAAGCGATTTCGATTTGATTGTCGTGGATCTTCCCGATCCGCAGGATGTGATCGGTAAAACCATTGCCGAACTTCAGCTTCCCGCCGGAGCGGTGATCACTTTGATTACGCGGGGAAAACTGCTGATCGCTCCCAAGGGATCGACTCATCTGCACGGTGGAGATCAGGTGACCGTACTGGCCCATGCCAGCGAAGAGGAGGCGATACGCTCGGTTCTGCTGGATGCGGTTGCGGAGGAAGCTTCAGTTGAAAAGGAAGAGCTCCCGGATCAGCATGCCGGTGATGACGGGGCATCCGCCGCAGAGGAGATGCTTAAGGCGGTATCCGGAGAATGTCTCATGGACATCAGGATTGAACGGGTCACAAACCGTCAGCAGGTTGATGTGCTGGCCTCGTTGGCTGCGGAAATCTGGAATGAGCATTTTCCGGAAATAATCGGTCAGGAACAGGTGGATTACATGCTGGAGCAGTTTCAAAGTATTGAGGCGCTCGAGTCCCAGATAGACTCCGGCTATGAATACTATCTGGCTCTGCACGGTGATGATCCGGTGGGATATCTGAGTCTGATCCCGAACTATGTCGATGGAAAACTGATGATCAGCAAGATATACGTTAAAGGTCCATGCCGCGGATCGGGTCTTGGCGGAATCTTTCTCGAATACAGTAAAGCTCGTGCGAAGGAATCCGGTGCAGATGCAATCTGTTTGACGGTCAACCGAAACAACACCCCGGCCGTTGAGTGGTACCGGCGGAAGGGTTTTGAGGTTACCGATGAGGTAAAGAAAGATATCGGCTCCGGATTCCTGATGGACGATTTCGTCATGGAATGCACGCTCGACTGA
- a CDS encoding methyltransferase domain-containing protein yields the protein MKLEAANTILYCKHWPETVAFYRHQIGLQEKGSTDWMVEFFLTPTACLSVADASRTSILPNLGKGITLTFKVFDLHAVWQQLKDRNIAVDPIRNCTMGGEAFFLRDPEGNRLEFWADSPWSDPEMVARLSSTPPNSVLMRFAEKELQCKTGNRLLDIGCGAGCNAVPLAKAGWTVLGLDFSESMLAAARRRADDGGLTEQLQLEPAPMDRLPVEDEGFDFIVAHGVWNLARSAAEFRTAVREAARSAKSGAPLFIYTFSRSTLPPEAEPIKGEPFIFTGLSGKPACFLTEEQLIRELAEAGFVQETPVTEYGATPGGKPAILEGIFRRQ from the coding sequence ATGAAGCTCGAAGCCGCCAACACCATTCTCTACTGCAAACACTGGCCCGAAACCGTTGCGTTCTATCGCCATCAAATCGGCCTGCAAGAAAAGGGTTCCACCGACTGGATGGTGGAATTTTTCCTGACACCGACCGCCTGTCTAAGCGTGGCCGACGCAAGCCGAACCAGCATTCTTCCAAACCTTGGAAAAGGAATCACCCTCACTTTCAAGGTTTTCGACCTGCATGCGGTTTGGCAACAACTCAAAGACCGGAATATTGCCGTTGATCCGATCCGCAACTGCACCATGGGCGGGGAAGCCTTTTTTCTGCGAGACCCCGAAGGCAACCGCCTGGAATTCTGGGCTGATTCACCCTGGAGTGATCCGGAGATGGTGGCCCGGCTTTCTTCCACACCGCCGAATTCCGTATTGATGCGCTTTGCCGAAAAGGAACTTCAATGCAAAACCGGAAACCGGCTCCTCGACATCGGCTGCGGCGCGGGCTGCAACGCCGTTCCTCTGGCGAAGGCGGGCTGGACCGTGCTCGGGCTCGACTTTTCAGAATCCATGCTCGCAGCGGCGCGGCGGCGGGCCGACGACGGCGGCCTGACGGAACAGCTGCAGCTTGAACCCGCCCCGATGGACCGGTTGCCGGTCGAAGATGAAGGCTTCGATTTTATCGTCGCGCACGGCGTCTGGAACCTGGCCCGATCAGCAGCAGAATTCCGCACGGCCGTCCGCGAAGCCGCCCGTTCCGCCAAATCCGGCGCGCCCCTTTTTATCTACACCTTTTCACGAAGTACGCTTCCGCCGGAAGCCGAACCGATCAAAGGCGAACCGTTTATCTTCACCGGACTCTCCGGAAAACCGGCCTGCTTCCTGACGGAAGAACAACTGATCAGGGAACTGGCTGAGGCCGGCTTTGTTCAGGAAACGCCCGTCACCGAATACGGCGCAACCCCCGGCGGAAAACCCGCCATTCTTGAGGGCATTTTCCGGCGTCAGTAA
- a CDS encoding aspartate/glutamate racemase family protein produces the protein MKRIGLIGGLSPESTVHYYQILCREYNRRTGGLNFPEITLESLNLQELVTRFEKNDWDGVATILLTALQRLEKAGAGFASILANTPHNAYDRIRDKSPLPILTIMDATAAALKKDQRTKVALLGTKPTMEFGFFQKTFAEAGIETLIPENSQRTELDRIVWEELSHGITEETSRKAMKTMITDLQKQGVEAVILGCTELSLLIGESDSPLPLYDTTRIHAEAILKFALQENETRNESFSPVCYMEEFSNE, from the coding sequence ATGAAACGGATCGGCTTAATCGGCGGACTGAGCCCGGAATCAACGGTTCACTATTATCAGATTCTCTGCCGGGAATATAACCGCCGGACCGGCGGACTGAACTTTCCGGAAATCACCCTCGAAAGTCTGAACCTGCAGGAACTCGTTACCCGGTTTGAAAAAAATGACTGGGACGGCGTGGCAACCATTCTGCTCACCGCCCTCCAACGGCTGGAAAAAGCCGGTGCCGGATTTGCCTCCATTCTGGCCAATACCCCGCATAATGCCTATGACCGGATTCGCGACAAATCCCCGCTGCCCATTCTGACCATTATGGATGCAACGGCCGCCGCACTGAAAAAGGATCAACGCACCAAAGTGGCCCTGCTCGGGACCAAACCCACGATGGAATTCGGCTTCTTTCAGAAAACGTTCGCTGAAGCCGGCATTGAAACGCTGATTCCCGAAAACAGCCAACGCACCGAGCTCGACCGCATCGTCTGGGAAGAGCTGTCGCACGGGATCACTGAAGAAACTTCCCGAAAAGCCATGAAAACCATGATTACCGATTTACAGAAACAGGGCGTCGAAGCGGTTATTCTCGGCTGCACCGAACTGAGCCTGCTGATCGGAGAATCCGACTCCCCGCTGCCGCTCTATGACACCACCCGGATTCATGCCGAAGCCATCCTGAAGTTTGCGCTGCAGGAAAATGAAACGCGCAACGAATCCTTCAGTCCGGTGTGCTACATGGAAGAATTTTCTAACGAATAA
- a CDS encoding DUF488 domain-containing protein, which produces MNSRPERILIKRIYDPPAASDGWRVLVDRLWPRGVAKENAEIDEWAKELSPSPELRKWYSHDPEKWPVFSRLYRNELKTKSEQLTHLIERCPKRTLTLLYAAKDTAHGHAQVLQNELKNICHT; this is translated from the coding sequence ATGAACTCCCGGCCCGAACGGATTCTGATTAAGCGGATCTATGACCCGCCCGCCGCGTCAGACGGATGGCGGGTGCTGGTGGACCGGCTCTGGCCGCGGGGAGTCGCAAAAGAAAATGCCGAAATCGATGAATGGGCCAAAGAGCTCTCCCCCAGTCCGGAACTGCGAAAATGGTATAGCCATGACCCGGAAAAATGGCCGGTATTCAGCCGGCTTTATCGAAATGAACTGAAAACAAAAAGCGAACAGCTGACGCACCTGATTGAACGCTGCCCGAAACGAACACTCACCCTGCTGTACGCGGCAAAAGATACCGCACACGGTCATGCCCAGGTGTTGCAGAACGAGCTGAAGAACATCTGTCACACCTAA
- the ric gene encoding iron-sulfur cluster repair di-iron protein, translated as MMNRISVEPNLTVGDLVVQYPQLRQTLEQLGLDYCCGGKKTLLEAAESAGRSWADVEKTLHETLLQQPTTDSTDWNNVALSRLIDHIVDTHHAFTKEQLPRLDGLLEKVQIAHGEHHGEMLGKLSRAFTAVRAELEAHLMKEEQILFPLIKATEAFINGNAAQPMSHCGSVANPIRQMEIEHDDAGNELAVMRKLTGDYTLPDGACPTFAALYDGLAALEDDLHQHIHLENNILFPKAVKQEAQANA; from the coding sequence ATGATGAACCGAATATCCGTTGAACCGAACCTCACCGTGGGCGACCTGGTCGTCCAATACCCGCAGCTTCGCCAGACTCTGGAACAACTGGGGCTGGACTATTGCTGCGGCGGAAAGAAAACGCTGCTCGAAGCCGCGGAATCCGCCGGGCGTTCCTGGGCAGACGTGGAAAAAACACTGCATGAAACGCTGCTGCAGCAGCCGACAACAGACAGTACCGACTGGAACAACGTGGCGCTCTCCCGGCTGATCGATCACATCGTCGATACCCATCACGCCTTCACAAAAGAACAGCTGCCCCGCCTCGATGGACTGCTGGAAAAAGTACAGATTGCCCACGGAGAACACCATGGTGAAATGCTCGGAAAACTCAGCCGGGCCTTTACCGCCGTCCGCGCCGAGCTCGAGGCCCACCTGATGAAAGAGGAACAGATTCTGTTTCCACTGATTAAAGCCACCGAAGCCTTTATCAACGGCAATGCCGCACAACCCATGTCCCATTGCGGCAGTGTGGCCAACCCCATCCGCCAGATGGAAATCGAGCACGACGATGCAGGGAATGAACTGGCAGTCATGCGGAAACTGACCGGAGACTACACCCTCCCGGATGGAGCCTGCCCGACCTTTGCGGCATTGTACGACGGGCTCGCCGCGCTGGAGGATGATCTCCATCAGCACATTCACCTGGAAAACAATATCCTTTTTCCAAAGGCGGTAAAACAGGAGGCCCAGGCCAACGCATGA
- a CDS encoding RrF2 family transcriptional regulator, with the protein MQLKQNTDYALRILMYVARSKEPQVSSREISEAYDISYSHTVKIVNKLGKLGYLTLRRGRYGGGISMGAEPASINLATVVRQFETNFDMVECFNADTNTCVLDGRCKLKKALQVATEAFLDSLKETTLADLIGRK; encoded by the coding sequence ATGCAACTGAAACAGAATACCGATTATGCTTTGAGAATCCTGATGTATGTCGCGCGCAGCAAAGAACCGCAGGTTTCCTCGCGGGAGATCAGCGAAGCCTATGACATATCCTACAGCCATACGGTCAAGATTGTGAATAAGCTGGGCAAACTGGGATACCTCACGCTCAGGCGCGGCCGGTACGGCGGCGGCATCTCGATGGGGGCCGAACCGGCTTCCATTAATCTTGCCACAGTGGTCCGGCAGTTCGAAACCAACTTCGACATGGTTGAATGTTTCAACGCGGATACCAACACCTGCGTACTCGATGGCCGCTGTAAACTGAAGAAAGCCCTGCAGGTAGCCACCGAGGCCTTTCTGGATTCACTGAAAGAAACCACGCTGGCCGATCTGATCGGGCGGAAATAA
- a CDS encoding nitric-oxide reductase large subunit, whose amino-acid sequence MSTKKHWIALTLCLTVAFSILGYFGIDIYKEAPPLPQRIVSASGEELFTLDDLQQGQLVWQSTGGQQMGSVWGHGAYQAPDWSADWLHRESIALLNIWSQREFGVDFEQAGVGEQAGLQARLEQEMRHNGYNAETGLLTISDDRTAAMRVVAAHYESLFSGEPELRDLREAYAMHEHAVKEKIHRKQLAGFFFWTSWACAAERPGLPISYTNNWPHEPLVGNTPTGANFMWSMISIISLLAAVGGLVWYEAFRRNAEYDELPAVPAIDPLKKLVITPSMKALWKYALVIFVLFGVQVMLGALTAHYTVEGQEFFGFPIAEFLPYAVSRTWHIQTAMFWIATAFLTAGLFLAPIIGGREPKFQRLGVNVLFFALLLVVAGSLAGEWLGVMQTMELKYNFWFGHQGYEYVDLGRFWQILLFSGLLLWLILVLRGLWPALKKKDDNRHMVAIFIFAATAIGLFYASGFFYGAKTHISVMEYWRWWVVHLWVEGFFEVFATIAIATIFCKLGLVKAGSASRAVLYSSCIFLIGGIPGTFHHLYFSGTPFSVVAIGAMFSALEVVPLLLIGLEARETSKHIESAEWMQRYKWPLTFFMGVAFWNFVGAGVFGFLINPPIALYYMQGLNTTPVHAHAALFGVYGLLSLGLVLLVIRCIQPDRVWNDRVLKLAYWGMNGGLALMIALSLLPIGIAQTVASVDVGLWYARSADFLQQGWVQNLRWLRMIGDVVFLGGVGFLLFFGAGLLRKPQTAGEKN is encoded by the coding sequence GTGAGTACGAAGAAACATTGGATTGCACTGACCTTATGCCTGACCGTAGCCTTTTCGATACTGGGCTATTTCGGAATTGATATTTACAAAGAGGCCCCGCCGCTGCCGCAGCGGATTGTGAGTGCGTCGGGCGAAGAGCTGTTTACGCTCGACGACCTTCAGCAGGGCCAGCTGGTCTGGCAGTCCACCGGCGGCCAGCAGATGGGCTCGGTCTGGGGTCACGGCGCCTATCAGGCACCGGACTGGTCAGCCGACTGGCTGCATCGGGAAAGTATCGCGCTGCTCAACATCTGGAGTCAGCGTGAATTCGGCGTGGATTTCGAACAGGCGGGAGTCGGCGAACAGGCCGGCCTGCAGGCACGTCTGGAACAGGAGATGCGGCATAACGGATACAATGCGGAAACGGGCTTGCTCACGATTTCCGACGACCGGACCGCCGCCATGCGTGTGGTGGCCGCCCATTATGAATCGCTTTTCAGCGGCGAACCGGAACTGCGGGATCTCCGGGAAGCCTATGCCATGCATGAGCATGCGGTGAAGGAGAAGATTCACCGCAAACAGCTCGCCGGATTTTTCTTCTGGACCAGCTGGGCCTGCGCTGCGGAACGGCCGGGACTCCCGATCAGCTATACCAACAACTGGCCCCATGAACCGCTGGTCGGCAATACCCCCACCGGCGCAAATTTTATGTGGTCCATGATCAGCATTATTTCCCTGCTGGCGGCGGTCGGCGGCCTGGTCTGGTATGAAGCATTCCGCCGCAATGCGGAATACGACGAACTTCCGGCCGTCCCCGCCATCGACCCGTTGAAAAAACTGGTCATCACGCCTTCCATGAAAGCGCTGTGGAAATATGCGCTGGTGATCTTTGTCCTGTTCGGCGTGCAGGTGATGCTCGGTGCGCTGACTGCACACTACACCGTCGAGGGTCAGGAATTTTTCGGGTTTCCGATTGCTGAATTTCTCCCCTATGCCGTATCCCGCACCTGGCACATTCAGACTGCGATGTTCTGGATTGCCACGGCTTTTCTGACGGCCGGCCTTTTTCTCGCCCCGATCATCGGCGGCCGTGAACCGAAATTCCAGCGTCTGGGCGTGAATGTGCTGTTCTTTGCATTGCTGCTGGTGGTGGCGGGATCGCTGGCCGGCGAATGGCTGGGCGTGATGCAGACCATGGAGCTGAAATATAATTTCTGGTTCGGCCACCAGGGCTATGAATATGTAGACCTCGGCCGTTTCTGGCAGATTCTGCTGTTTTCCGGTCTTCTGCTCTGGCTGATTCTGGTGCTGCGCGGGCTGTGGCCGGCGCTGAAGAAAAAGGATGACAACCGTCATATGGTCGCCATCTTTATTTTCGCCGCCACAGCCATCGGCCTCTTCTATGCCTCCGGTTTTTTCTACGGCGCCAAAACCCATATCTCCGTCATGGAATACTGGCGCTGGTGGGTGGTTCATCTGTGGGTGGAAGGCTTCTTCGAAGTCTTCGCCACGATTGCCATTGCCACCATCTTCTGCAAACTCGGGCTGGTGAAAGCCGGCAGCGCCAGCCGTGCGGTCCTCTATTCCAGCTGCATCTTTCTGATCGGCGGAATTCCGGGCACGTTCCACCATCTCTATTTTTCCGGCACGCCCTTCTCCGTAGTGGCCATCGGCGCCATGTTCTCGGCGCTGGAGGTGGTTCCGCTGCTGTTGATCGGCCTGGAAGCGCGGGAAACCAGCAAACATATTGAAAGTGCCGAATGGATGCAGCGTTACAAATGGCCGCTGACCTTCTTCATGGGCGTCGCCTTCTGGAACTTTGTGGGGGCCGGCGTATTCGGATTCCTCATCAATCCCCCGATTGCGCTCTATTACATGCAGGGGCTCAACACCACGCCGGTTCATGCGCACGCCGCCCTGTTCGGGGTCTACGGCCTGCTGAGTCTCGGGCTGGTCCTGCTCGTCATCCGCTGCATTCAGCCCGACCGGGTCTGGAATGACCGCGTGCTGAAACTGGCCTACTGGGGCATGAACGGCGGACTTGCACTGATGATTGCGCTGAGCCTGCTGCCTATCGGCATTGCTCAGACCGTCGCCAGCGTCGATGTCGGCCTCTGGTATGCGCGCAGTGCCGACTTTCTCCAGCAGGGCTGGGTGCAGAACCTGCGCTGGCTGCGGATGATCGGCGATGTGGTCTTCCTCGGCGGCGTCGGCTTCCTGCTGTTCTTCGGAGCCGGGCTGCTGCGAAAGCCCCAAACCGCCGGGGAAAAGAATTAA
- a CDS encoding DUF423 domain-containing protein, producing MNTIAKLFLSLGALSGAISVILGAFGAHGLQDRLSEKMMKVWQTGVEYQFYHTFALLIVGLLALKFQSGLLSSSGWSFLVGMLIFSGSLYALSLSGITKLGAITPIGGLFFIAGWVLLTAAVLKADG from the coding sequence ATGAATACGATCGCAAAACTCTTTCTCTCTCTCGGTGCCCTCAGCGGCGCAATCAGTGTCATCCTCGGAGCCTTCGGCGCGCACGGTCTGCAGGATAGACTTTCCGAAAAAATGATGAAGGTCTGGCAGACGGGGGTGGAGTATCAGTTTTACCACACCTTTGCCCTGCTCATCGTCGGCCTGCTGGCGCTTAAATTTCAGTCCGGGCTGCTCAGTTCCAGTGGCTGGAGTTTTTTGGTCGGAATGCTTATTTTTTCCGGCAGCCTCTACGCGCTCTCGCTGAGCGGCATCACAAAACTCGGCGCCATCACCCCCATCGGCGGACTCTTCTTTATTGCCGGCTGGGTACTGCTGACCGCTGCTGTACTGAAGGCCGACGGATGA
- a CDS encoding outer membrane lipoprotein-sorting protein, with protein sequence MKNILLAGTLLVSTFSFAAEQPSADHILSMVQKKLPSRPLKLTGKLKAKAKNGFTKSYPVTMELDWHAAPATAHYKIDKEELTITWQNDRPNYTFSEAGQQPTSEIMGTGFTWADLSFSVLWWPNSRLIGEDKKLNRDTYIIDVPIPGSENIMRLWVDQYMGMVMEAQTLDKAEKQLTRLKIKSIKKMDGMWIAKDLELSDKQSGRKTTLQISDLKWMDEE encoded by the coding sequence ATGAAAAACATACTATTAGCAGGCACATTGCTCGTCTCGACCTTTAGTTTTGCTGCGGAGCAGCCGTCGGCCGATCACATTCTGAGCATGGTGCAGAAAAAGCTGCCGTCGCGGCCGTTGAAACTGACGGGAAAACTGAAGGCCAAAGCCAAAAACGGCTTCACCAAATCCTATCCTGTAACGATGGAACTCGATTGGCATGCAGCCCCCGCAACGGCGCACTATAAAATCGATAAGGAAGAGCTGACCATCACCTGGCAGAACGACCGCCCGAACTACACCTTTTCCGAAGCCGGGCAGCAGCCGACCTCCGAAATCATGGGCACCGGTTTCACCTGGGCCGACCTCAGCTTTTCCGTTCTCTGGTGGCCGAATTCCAGACTCATCGGCGAAGACAAAAAGCTCAACCGCGACACCTACATTATCGATGTTCCAATCCCTGGAAGCGAAAACATCATGCGGCTCTGGGTGGATCAGTACATGGGCATGGTGATGGAAGCGCAGACCCTGGATAAAGCAGAGAAACAGCTGACCCGCCTGAAGATCAAAAGCATCAAGAAGATGGACGGCATGTGGATTGCGAAAGATCTTGAACTTTCGGACAAACAGTCCGGCAGAAAAACAACCCTCCAGATTTCCGACCTCAAATGGATGGATGAAGAATGA